Genomic DNA from Paenibacillus sp. MBLB1832:
ATTTTTGTAAAATGTGGTCACCCGCATGATGTCCGAAGGAGTCATTAATCCATTTGAAGCGATAAATATCTAAGAAAATGACACCGACCGATTCCTCACGCTCCCTTGCACAATCTAAAGCAGCTTGAAATTGCTGATGAAATTGATTCCGATTCGGCAAGCCTGTCAAATGATCGAAATAAGCAAGCTGATGAATGCGTTCCTCTGATTGTCGGATCTCGGTTAAATCGCGGATATAGGCGGTATAGATCGTTTTATTTCGAAAAACAAAGTGCGTAATGATCATTTCCGCTGGAAATGACGTTCGATCGGCGCGATATGCAGTGACTTCTAAACGTTTGCCGATGAGCGAGGATGATTTGTTGGCTAGTTGTTCATATAACAACGAGGCTTCTTGTCCATTCAGATGATCGGGAAAAAGGAGATCGAAGATCGTAAGATGGAGCGCTTCTATGCGTGTGTAACCGAATAAAGCTTGAGCAGCGGGATTGAATTCAATGATCCAGCCCTGCGATTTAAACATAAAGATCCCATCGATCGCTGATTCGAGAATGGAGGCCTTGAGGGCGATTTGCTCAGCGAGTCGCCGATCGACGGTTAACGAGCGAAAGATGCTCTTATTTTCAGATGAAGAAATGTTGCGAGCTAGTCGAAAGGCCGTGTAGGAGGCCAGCAGCGCAAAACATAACAGAAGCGCGACGAGAAAGACAAGTGAATGTTCTGTTAGTAAATGATGCATAAAAGCGGCCCCCTCAATTGGCAAAAAAGTCATGCTTACATATGTAAAAAGGGGACCATCCCGAATAAAGGATGATCCCTCGTTACTCGGCAACCTGTCAACCGTATCGCCCCTGTATGGGAAGAGTTAGGCCATGGCTTTGCGTCTCACTGTTTCCAGTGATTTGCCCTTTTCGATTTTTCGCGGTATGGGTTACCAAATAATCCATACGATGTGATGCTATTTCCCTATTATAGAGCAGGGTAAAATTACCTGTATATAGCATTAAATGTTGCTTTTTGTCGAATACAATTAAGATTGGATAAGTAAATATGACTGAATTTTAAAAGATGAAATGACATTATCATTGCCCGTTGTGGTCAAATTGCTATTATCCGACGTGAAAGTCCATGCAGTACCAGCAAAATTGTCGTCTGCATAGGCAGTAACTGTGCGACCCGCGGGCACTTTTAGCGACGAGATCGCGTCGTTCGGAATTTCTTGAAAAAGGCTATGCAACTGTGTGACAATAAAGGTTGGCATGATTATGGGTGTACAGAATGAGACCTTTCAGGGAGGATTGTAAACGATGAAAACGATAAAGCTGGGTACGAGCCAATTAGATGTGCCAGTTGTTGCGGTAGGCTGCATGCGAATAAATTCGCTAGACAAAAATGAGGCGGAACGCTTTGTGCAAGGGGCGATGGAGGTTGGAGCTAATTTCTTTGACCATGCCGATATTTATGGAGGCGGGATGTGCGAAGAGATTTTTGCTGATGCGATCCAAATGAACGCAACCGTGCGGGAGAAAATCATTCTGCAATCCAAGTGCGGCATTCGCAAGGGCATGTTTGACTTTTCGAAAGAGCATATTTTGGACTCCGTCGATCATATTCTAAAACGTCTAAAAACCGAATACCTGGATATTCTGCTCCTGCATCGCCCAGATGCTTTGGTAGAGCCAGATGAGGTTGCTGAGGCTTTCGATCTTCTGGAGCGTACGGGGAAAGTGAGACATTTCGGTGTTTCCAATCAAACGCCGCTGCAAATGCAGTTGCTGAAAAAGTAAGTCAAACAGCCACTCGTCGCCAACCAGCTGCAGCTCAGCATCACGAATTCGACGATGATCTCCAATGGGATGAACGTTAACATGCTTAATGATTCCGCTGTCAATCGGGACAGTAATGTACTAGATTTTTGCAGACTGCACGATATCACGATCCAACCGTGGTCGCCGTTCCAGTACGGGTTCTTCGAAGGTGTGTTCCTAGATAACAAGAAATTCTCAGAACTTAATCAAAAAATTGATGAAATCGCAGCTAAGTATGAAGTGAGCAACACGACCATCGCGATAGCTTGGATTTTGCGTCACCCGGCTAAGATGCAGCCAGTCACGGGCACGATGAATTTGCAAAGGTTGATCGAATGCTGCAATGCAGCGGATGTGTATCTGACACGCCAAGAGTGGTATAAGATTTATTGTGCTGCGGGGAATGTGCTGCCTTAGATGAGGGAGGAAAGTGTCATGTGGTGGATTATTTTAGTCCTAATCCTGCTTCTTAGTCTTATTATGGTGTACCGCATTACGTTGAGAGTCGGAGATAAGGTAAGAACGGCGAAGGTAATTAAGATGTCTTTACATGGCAAAAAAACGGCAAAGCTCAACAAGCAACAGTGCTCGTTCTGTCGTAAAAGGGATAAGAAACTGGCGTTCTACTCGGACGAACAGGGTAGAGTCGTTGGTGTTTGTTCTGTCTGTCGACCGCAGGCGGAGCGAAGGGCTTTGATGAGATTGTGATAAGAAAGAGACGGATGAGCGTTCATCCGTCTCTTTCTCCTTCTTTTTTGAAAATGCTAACCCGCCTATTTCCACGACGGTTGAAGCTGGATCGCAGGATCGGGACGGTGCACGCCTTGCGGCTTGTAACCGAGCAGCGAGCTGCAGCCGCACAGGTCGGCCAGCAGCCAAATAATGCTCAGCCACATTTCCGTGCCTTGCAGGCCTGGCGGGAAGGAGCGCTCCAACTCGAAGCTGAAGCCTTTGCCGTCGACCCATTGGCCTAGCGTGCGACCAAGTTGGTTTTTTGCCCATTGCACGGCTTCGCCTCGGCGGTAATCCGTTTGCTTGTAGCAAAGCCATAGCGGATGAATGACGTCGAGGACATTGCAGGCGTTGCCCGCATCATGGCGGAAGTAGTTGCGGTTACGGCTATGCGCTAAAATCGTGTCAATGGCGGCCTCCGGGTAGGGAAGCGGCAGCCCGAATTGTGCAAATGTTCCACGGGTTAGCCGATAGAAGCCGTTCACGGGCTGGAGCCATTGCTCGCCAGGTGTCGGCAGCCCCCACATGCCGCTATAGGGATCGGCTTGTGCATAGAGCCAACCGAATACATCATGTGGCCGCTCACCGCCGAAATGTTTCTGGTTTAAGTAAAGGCCGGTCCCGAAGCAGTCAATCCAATCACCGGCCGACCAGGCATTTGTTTGCCAAGGCAGAGATGCTAGCTTCTCATAAAGGGATGCCCCCTTCAGCTCCGAGACAGCACGAACCGGGTAGGGTAATGTAGCATCAAGCAGTTCCAAAGCATAGCCGACAGCTAGCAAATGATAACGGGACAAATGGTCCGTTAACCGCGCAGGGTCATCGTCAGCCGCAGGCGGGTTCCAAGGGTCAGGCAGCAGACCGCTGACAGGATCCTGAAAGCCGCGCAGTTTGGCGACCAATTCTTCCTTGTTCAGGCCGGGCGGCAGCGTGCCGAATAGAGCGGCAATTTCGATCGCGTCGCACCAGGCGCGGACGGTTTTTTTGGTGCCCAGCACCGTTTTATCTACATAAATGGGTCCATCTTCGGTTTGTACATAATAAGAGGCAAGCAATTCTTGATGCTGCGCCTTTACCTTTGCGCCGAAAGCGGCCAAAGCGCTCTCCAGATCGGAAACAGCTGCAGCGGAAGCGGAAGAACTAGCTCCTTCTAATCGGTTGCGGAGCACCTTTGCAGGATTGCCGCCTGCGATGCTGTAGGCTGGAACATCCTTGGTGACGATAGCTCCAGCCGCAATAATACTGTGTGCGCCGATGGTAACACCATCCAGCACAACGGCATTGGCACCGATCCAGACATCATCCTCGATGATGATGCCTTTCGTAGTTAGAGGCTGCTGATAGATGGGCAGCATGGTATCCTCATAGCCATGATTGAAGCCGAAGATCGAGACATGAGTCGCGATGCGAACGCCATCTCCGATCTGAACACGACCGGCAATCGTTGCATATGAATTGACCGTGCTGTTAGCGCCGATTTGAATATGTTCGCCTCGAACCGTTGCGCCAGCCGCAATATAGCTTTTCTCTCCCATAGCAAAACGTTCCGGAAAGAAATGCGCTTTTCGAGATACATAGCTGTTCGTGCCAAACTCCGCTTTATATCGGTGTATCAAAAATCGCTGCCATTCCAGCTGCTTCTCGCGTTGCTCTTCCGTCGGCGATAGCCACGGCATATAATCGAGTTCTTCATCGTTCCAATGCTCGGAAATTGCTAGTATGTGATCCATTCTTGACCTCCTAGGGATGTTCCTTTCTTAATATAACAACTTTGATAAATCTAATGGAATAGCGAAAACGGCTATTTTCATTTGTAAAAAACGCTCCAACCTATGCTACAATGGAATGAAGCGAATCGGTGGCGCGAGGAGGGTGCGAATGAAAGGAATAGCCGTTAATAACCTGGCTCTTCGCGTATTGTGGGTGTTCGATAAGCGTACAACGTCTGGTTGGACAGATATCCGACAAACGACAGATGTGCACACCTTTTACTGGATTGCAGGCGGAGAGGGCACTTTTGTAGATGAAAAGGGGACGAACTATCGGGTTCGCAAAGGACATCTCGTCTACTTGAAACCCGGCTTTCACTTGCACATGTCAACGGATGCGGACAATCCGCTTAGGATCATTATGGTGCTGACGGAAATTGGTTACCTGCCATATGAGCAACGAGTGTGGGGGAGCGTGGAGCCACTTGCAGCGTTGCCTTTTCTGATCTTAAGAGCGTTCGCGAGCGAGCAGGCGAAGGTTGTGGATAAGATTTTTCAGAGCCTAATCGATGGCTGGATCCCTGGCGAACAGGGAGGCACAGTGCGGGATCAGTTAAAGCTGCTGGAGCTCATTCAATTTCTTCATGCGAATCCTGAGGAAGAGCTGAAAGATCGACCCGCGCAGGAAGCGTATGTACAGATGAAAAACTATCTGGAGACGCATCATGCCGCCAACATCAAGCTTAGTGAGCTTGCTGCTCGTTATGGGATTTCAGAGTCGTATTCGCGTAAAATGTTTCTCAAACAGCTTCAGCAAACCCCGAAGCAATATTTGCAATCCATCCGGGTCGGACACGCCAAGCAACTGCTCGTTTTTACTGACATGTCGATGCGCGATATTGCTCAGGCTTGCGGCTATGGGGATGAATTTCATTTTAGCAAAATGTTTAAGTCGTTAACGGGGACTGCCCCATCTGTGTTTAGAGAATCGAGAAGCAGGGGATGAGGAGATGAAGGGAATGAATGATGGGATGGCAGGTATTTCAGGGAAAAAAGCAACCAAATCAACGATCGTCTGTCTAGGCGAATTGTTAATTGATTTCGTGCCGGAGGAGAACGGTCAGGCGCTAGCCGACGTAGGCCGGTTCGGACGGGCGGCGGGCGGAGCGCCCGCGAATGTGGCTGCGGCAGTCGCCAAGTTAGGCGGCGACGCGAGGTTTATCGGCAAAATCGGCCGAGATCCCTTCGGCGATTACTTGGTGCGCACGCTGCAGGACGTTGGCGTTCAAACGGCTGTGCTCCAGACCGACGAGGCCAAGACGGGTCTGGCTTTTGTTTCGCTGCGCGCGGATGGGGAGCGCGACTTCTTGTTTTTCCGCGACCCGGCGGCGGACATGCTGCTGCGCGAAGACGAAGTCGAGCCGCAGTGGCTGGAAGACGCCGCGGTTTATCATTTCGGCTCGGTATCCCTGATTGCCGAGCCTTGCCGCACCGCGACGCTCGACGCTGCGCGTCGTGCGCGGGAGTTCGGCGCATTGGTGTCGTACGACCCCAATGTGCGGCTAGCTCTGTGGCCGAGCGCGGACGCCGCTCGGGCTGAGATTCTGGCGCAGCTAGGGCTTGCGGATGTGGTCAAGGTCAGCGAGGAGGAAATCGAATTCCTCCTCGGGGTTGACGCGACCACAGGTGCGGAGCTCCTGCTGCAAAGCGGTCCCAAGGTGATTGTCATCACCTTGGGGGCGCAAGGCTGCCGCGTCGTAAGCGCGCGGCAGGATGTCGTCATCCCCGGCGTGCCTGTGGCCGCCGTGGATACGACCGGCGCCGGCGACAGCTTCGTCGGCGGCATGCTCTTTCAGTTGGCGTCGCTGGGCGTGACGCCAGCCACCATCGTTGATGCGCTAGCGGAGCCTGGCGCATCGGAGTGGGTTTTCGCCTTCGCGAACCGCGTAGGCGCGATTACCACGACGCGCAGGGGAGCGATCCCTGCGCTGCCTACCTTGGCGGAAGTGGAAGCTGTTTCCTCGCGGTAAGCAGGACGAACTTGATTACCCGAAAATTGAAATTCTGAGATATCTACAAGATTGCTCTTACCTATGTATTTTTGGATCTTCTCGTTTCCCTGAGTCAAAGGGATAGTGATGATAGAGCGCGTTCGTCGAATGGGACGGGGGTCCCAGGGGTGCGGCTTCGCTTGAAAAGGTAGGGATAATAGCAGGAAGTCGGTCCTAAGCTGTAAAGAACGTTGTAAATTTATGTTGAAATTTGGAATAATCTATGATATTTTTACTATATTGTTACGAACTGAATATCGTTGTATTTGCGAAGAACGCAAATGTCGGAGAGTTTTTCTCCGGGGTTTGCGTTCTTTTTTGTCATTCGCGTTACTCCGAGACTTGAAGGAGGTGGTCAATTGAATCGCAGGAGAAGCCTGCTGATTAGTGTGGCAGCAGCCGTGATGGCTGCGTTGCTGGTGTACGGGGTGTATGTGCTGCAAGTGAACCAAGTTGAGCTGCAGCAGACGGTTCAGGTGGTAGTTCCGAGGGATTTCATTCGTGCGGGACAGTTTATTCGAGACGATATGGTTGAGCTTATACCAATCCAGATCGGAAGTTACACCGATGACATGGTCACGCGGTTAGGGGATGTGGTCGACCAGGAATCGATGATTCCGCTTGGGACGAACGAGCCGATTTTGCGCTGGAAGGTGAATCGATATCATTTGCTTCCGAATGAGGGGCAGGCAACGTTTCAAATTCCGAAGGAGTATGTGCTGACGATTTCCAATGGTATTCGAGCAGGGGATCATGTGCGACTGTATGTGTCGGGAGCGGATGGAAGCTCACGCCGGCTTTTCGATAATAGGGAAATTACAGTTGCTTCCGTCAAATCCTCTGCGAATGTGGAGGTAGACAATCCGAAGAACTCGAATCTGTTGTCCAAAGTTGAAGGCGATGAAGGGAAGATGTACACCTCACGCTTGGAAGCCAACGGGGCAATCGATCAAATCAATTTGAATTTAACCGAGAATGAGTGGCTGCAAATCGATCAACAATGCTCGGGAAAGAAGGCACGGTTGGTTATCGCTTTTAGTTCCTCGTCAATCCTGACGGATAAATAAGTAACGAAAAGAGAGGTGAATCCCTGTGCAAATTGGCCTGTTGGCGACGGATCAGCGATTAATTGATGAGCTGACGAATGTGGTATATGCGAAGCCTTTTGGGTGGCGAATATTTACTGATGTCAAAGATTTAGTCCCTAAAGGAACGGCGGATCAGACGTATTCGCATATCATTCTTTCGGATCGAGAACTGAGCTATGGCGAGTTGGAGGAGTTTCTTGAAAGCCTGCAAAAGCATGAGCCACAGTCGAAGATCATTGTGTTGCTTTCAAATTATCATGAGGCTGCTATCAATGAGAAGTATGTGAAAATGTGCAAGCTGATGAAGCTCGATTACATCCTTCCAGGGCGCAGCACAGCTGTGATTGCGGATGAAATCCGCTCCTGGGTGGATGGGACGAATGGCAGTTATGCTACGCAGGCACCGCCTGGCAAGCTGATTGCATTTGTCGGCTCAACGCCGAATATTGGCACAACACTAGCCTCTTACGGTGTTGCGTGTATGCTGGCGTTGGAGACTTCGATGAATGTCGGCTACCTCTGTCTGAATCTCAAAAGCTCCAAGCTGCATCGCTACCTTGGCCGGGAGGAGCATCTATTCACGCTGGATGGGTTGCGCGCAGAGTTGAAAGCGCAGAGCTTGACGCCAGAACGTTTACGCCACGTTTGCGATAAACCTAAAGAGGCGCATGGTCTTCATATCCTGTACGGCAATATGCTGCGGGAGCAGGCGGAGTTCTTTACACCATCGGAAATCATTCATTTATTGCGGGTGGCTCGGGGGGCTTTTGACATTTGCATCATCGAAGTTAGTGCGTACTGGGATAATGCGGCGACGGTTAGCGGACTGTTGGAGGCTGACAGCAAAATTGTCGTAACGACAGGAGACATCGCACACTTTCAGGAGGATTTCTCGCGGTGGATCAGGCAAGTCGGGACTGTTTTTGGTCTGCAGCCCGATGCGTTCGAGCTGATGGCGGTGCAAACGGATCGGCATGCAAAGCAGAGTGAATTCACGATCAAAGATATTCGCAAAGAAACACAGCTGCATTTAATCGGACATATTCGGAGGCACGCAGATGCGTTAGCTCGTTGTAACCAAGGGAAGTTAATGGAGCTGCTTAGCCCAAGTCACCCGATGCACCAGGAAGTGAAGGCGGTAGCCCGCAAATTTGCTGACTTTTATCTCTTGCCTCGCAGGACGAGTGTGCGGCAGGTTTCGTGGTTCCAGAGGTGGCTTACAGGCAAGCGTGCGATCTCTTCCATGAAATAAGCGGAGGTGAACAAGATGAGCGGTAAGAGATTTTCGATGATTACTTACATGCATGAACGTAGGACTGAGGAGTGCATTGTTTCTGGGAAACGCGCAGCTAGTGATGGCTCCGTCGTGGAGACGTTTCGCAGCGAGGTTGGATCACAAGAGAGTCAAACAGATTCAACAAAGCTTAGAGCAGTAAACAGTATCGGGCATGCCCATGCGGGGGAAGAGACGCTTTTCCAACAATGGGTGCAAGAAATCCGCAGCGAGCTTGTGTCCCTTAAAGGTAGGTCAGAGAGTGAAAAGCAGTTGTACAACGAGACGCTGAATCGGGCGATTTTGGGCTATGAAGAGGATCGTGGGAAATTATTGGCGATCATTCATGACCTCGTGTCGAAAAGAAGGTTAACCGATATCCCGCCCCGCGCGAGTGGATATACGACGCTGCCTGAAGCGATATTTGCCGAAATCATAGGCTTAAATGTCCTGGAACTGGTTCTGAAACAGAAGGATGGCTTGGAAGAAATCCAAGTCGTGGGGCGACACATTTTTGAGGTGCGAGGCGGTATGGCTAGACCTTCCCTCTACGAGCTTCCATCGATCCGTGAATTAGAGCGAATTCAACAAAATCTGGTGCTGTTCAACCACGATACACTCACTCCCAGGAAGCGCTGGGCAGAGGTTGTTCTGCAGGATGGGTCGCGTGTGACGTTGACAGGTTTTGGCTTCACAGCAGAGCCGACCTTGACGATCCGTTTTTATACGGTCAAAAGATTTGAATTAACCTCTTTAACTTCCCCCGAGCTTGCCACGATGAATGAGCGCATGGCGCTGCTGCTTCGCTGTTTAATCCGCACGTATTTCAATTTGGTCGTCATTGGACCGACAAATTCAGGCAAAACCAATCTCCTCAAAGCGTTGATTTCCGAGATGGACGATAATGAGCGGATTATTACGATTGAGTCTCGGTTTGAATTGCAGTTAAAGCGAGATTTCCCGCACAAAAATATCGTCGAATACGAAATTGACGAGGGGGATCCGAGGCATTCCGGTTTGCAGGCTTTTAAACTGGCGCTCAGACAGTCGCCTAAACGCATTTGCCATGCGGAAATACGCGACGACGATGCGAATTTATATGTACGCGCTTGTACGCGCGGCCATGAGGGCAGTCTGACCACCGTTCACGTGAGTGAGCTAGAGGATGTGCCTGATGCGATCACGGACATGTGCATGCTGGATGGCAGGGGAATGAACTCGCAGCGATTGACGAAGCGTATTACGGAATTCGTGACACAGATCGGCATCGAGATGCGTGTGGTGCGCGGGAAGCGCAAGATTGTGCGAATCGTCGAATACCGGTATATAAATGAATGCGTTTTCACTGGTGATTTGGCACTATATGACAACTTGGCTGAGGAATGGACATTTCCCGGGAAATTGTCGCATCATGCTTCGCGAAAAATAGGTAAAGCCGATTGGGACAGCTATTCGCTGTTGATAGAGCACGGTTTTATCGAAAAAGAAGAGAAAGAAGGCGATTTACAGAAGTGATTTTCGCCAAATATGTATTTCTCTTGTTGCTGTTCATCCTTGTCTATGTAGGATTTCGGGCACTGTTCGAGTTGCTGATCCGACAACGCAAAGCTAGATTCAGATTGCACTATGTCAAAAACGCCACTTTCAGTGCGAGATTAAGCACCTATTTGGAGAAGCATAGCACCATTTATAAACATATCAAAGATCTGCTAGAATCCGTCGAATCGAAACTTAGCATGCAAGCGCTGGTGACGATCTCGGTTATTGGGCTGTTAGCTGGATTGTTGGCAGGTGCTTTGTTTTTTCGATCGTTTAAAGGGGCCGTGATTATCACCACAATAGGTGCTTCTCTGCCGTATGTGCTCCTTCGTGTGAAGCTGGTTAGCGTTCGTTTGCAAACACGGCTAGAGTTTCTACCCGCTGTCGAAGTGTTCTATCAGGCCTATATGATCGATCCACATCAGAATATGAAAATCGCGCTGAAGTATTGCTTGGAAGAAAATCGGATTATGTATCCTATTAAACCTGTATTTGAGCAGCTTTATCGCCATTTCATGACACAGCGGGACACGGAGGAGAGCCTACGGTTGTTCTCACTGACGCTCGGTCATAACTGGGCAGATTATTTCGCAGGGATTATGCGAGTTGCCCTCACAGAGGGGAGTTATGTCGGGGATAGTCTGAAGGAGCTGATTACGGATATGCGGAAAGCGCAGCGTTTTGATCAAATGGAAAGAAATCGTCTGCTGGAAATTCGCATTGCCAATTTTACACCGATTGGGTTCCTAATTATGTTCATGTGGATTAATTTTAAAGTGAACGGGGATAACGCTTATTTGTATTATGTGCTAGATCCAGCGGGGCGAAATATGATTTTGGATGCGCTGCTGTTGATTTTCGTATCGTTTCTGATGGGCATTTACTTGTCGATGCGAAGAATGTAGGAGGTAAACAACGTGGTTATGATCAATACCCAGTTGCTGATGCTGCAGTATGGGTCGCGTGTGCTCTTATTTATATTTTTTATAATCATGATGTACCACGGACTTCAGTTATGGCCGAGACCTAGGCGAAGATGGCGATCTTTTCATGTCAAAAGAGCGCTGAAAGAGCTGCAAATTCCCTCGTGGCTATTTAAGGCGTTGGGGATGAGCGGGAAAGCGGTTGAAGCGAAGCGTCAATTGCTGGAAGGATGCGGGATCGGGTTGAATCCGAACCTGTATGAGGGTGCCAGGAGACTGCTGCTGGGGTTGGCTTTTGTCGTAGGCGGATTAGGCTATTTAGCTTTCGAATATCCATGGGCAGCTTTGCATATCCAGGCTGTTTATTTGCTGCTTGGCGCCGTGATCGTGGGGATATTTCTAATCTGGGATGGGAAAGTGCTGGCACAGTTAAAAGAAAAGCGAGGTCAGCGCATTGTGAAGGATATTTATGGGATTAGCAGGCAGTTGTTGTATTACAACGACTCCAAATTGAATTTGCATGAGAAATTGGCCCTCTGTGTCGGGCAAACCACGTCGATTCGCTCACATGTTCAACTGCTGCTCAATGAATGGTATCAAGGGGCGGAAGAGGCGATTTCCCATTTTAAAAGGAGATTGGGGACAGAAGAGGCACACAGCTTTGGGGAAACCTTGAATGCGCTGCGATTGAATGAGCATGGGGGCTATTACGAGCTGCTGCGGCAGCGC
This window encodes:
- a CDS encoding acyltransferase; this encodes MDHILAISEHWNDEELDYMPWLSPTEEQREKQLEWQRFLIHRYKAEFGTNSYVSRKAHFFPERFAMGEKSYIAAGATVRGEHIQIGANSTVNSYATIAGRVQIGDGVRIATHVSIFGFNHGYEDTMLPIYQQPLTTKGIIIEDDVWIGANAVVLDGVTIGAHSIIAAGAIVTKDVPAYSIAGGNPAKVLRNRLEGASSSASAAAVSDLESALAAFGAKVKAQHQELLASYYVQTEDGPIYVDKTVLGTKKTVRAWCDAIEIAALFGTLPPGLNKEELVAKLRGFQDPVSGLLPDPWNPPAADDDPARLTDHLSRYHLLAVGYALELLDATLPYPVRAVSELKGASLYEKLASLPWQTNAWSAGDWIDCFGTGLYLNQKHFGGERPHDVFGWLYAQADPYSGMWGLPTPGEQWLQPVNGFYRLTRGTFAQFGLPLPYPEAAIDTILAHSRNRNYFRHDAGNACNVLDVIHPLWLCYKQTDYRRGEAVQWAKNQLGRTLGQWVDGKGFSFELERSFPPGLQGTEMWLSIIWLLADLCGCSSLLGYKPQGVHRPDPAIQLQPSWK
- a CDS encoding helix-turn-helix transcriptional regulator, with product MKGIAVNNLALRVLWVFDKRTTSGWTDIRQTTDVHTFYWIAGGEGTFVDEKGTNYRVRKGHLVYLKPGFHLHMSTDADNPLRIIMVLTEIGYLPYEQRVWGSVEPLAALPFLILRAFASEQAKVVDKIFQSLIDGWIPGEQGGTVRDQLKLLELIQFLHANPEEELKDRPAQEAYVQMKNYLETHHAANIKLSELAARYGISESYSRKMFLKQLQQTPKQYLQSIRVGHAKQLLVFTDMSMRDIAQACGYGDEFHFSKMFKSLTGTAPSVFRESRSRG
- a CDS encoding sensor domain-containing diguanylate cyclase, with amino-acid sequence MHHLLTEHSLVFLVALLLCFALLASYTAFRLARNISSSENKSIFRSLTVDRRLAEQIALKASILESAIDGIFMFKSQGWIIEFNPAAQALFGYTRIEALHLTIFDLLFPDHLNGQEASLLYEQLANKSSSLIGKRLEVTAYRADRTSFPAEMIITHFVFRNKTIYTAYIRDLTEIRQSEERIHQLAYFDHLTGLPNRNQFHQQFQAALDCAREREESVGVIFLDIYRFKWINDSFGHHAGDHILQKFAALIATALPAHGFVSRLSGDEFVILLPRGNTESIQELANRIIALLEIPFHMEDGDIYVSTNMGIASYPHDGESPELLLRNADLAMYAAKAQGRNTYQFFQPELQPSYTHRSHLDTYLRDAIR
- a CDS encoding ATPase, T2SS/T4P/T4SS family; translation: MSGKRFSMITYMHERRTEECIVSGKRAASDGSVVETFRSEVGSQESQTDSTKLRAVNSIGHAHAGEETLFQQWVQEIRSELVSLKGRSESEKQLYNETLNRAILGYEEDRGKLLAIIHDLVSKRRLTDIPPRASGYTTLPEAIFAEIIGLNVLELVLKQKDGLEEIQVVGRHIFEVRGGMARPSLYELPSIRELERIQQNLVLFNHDTLTPRKRWAEVVLQDGSRVTLTGFGFTAEPTLTIRFYTVKRFELTSLTSPELATMNERMALLLRCLIRTYFNLVVIGPTNSGKTNLLKALISEMDDNERIITIESRFELQLKRDFPHKNIVEYEIDEGDPRHSGLQAFKLALRQSPKRICHAEIRDDDANLYVRACTRGHEGSLTTVHVSELEDVPDAITDMCMLDGRGMNSQRLTKRITEFVTQIGIEMRVVRGKRKIVRIVEYRYINECVFTGDLALYDNLAEEWTFPGKLSHHASRKIGKADWDSYSLLIEHGFIEKEEKEGDLQK
- a CDS encoding PfkB family carbohydrate kinase is translated as MNDGMAGISGKKATKSTIVCLGELLIDFVPEENGQALADVGRFGRAAGGAPANVAAAVAKLGGDARFIGKIGRDPFGDYLVRTLQDVGVQTAVLQTDEAKTGLAFVSLRADGERDFLFFRDPAADMLLREDEVEPQWLEDAAVYHFGSVSLIAEPCRTATLDAARRAREFGALVSYDPNVRLALWPSADAARAEILAQLGLADVVKVSEEEIEFLLGVDATTGAELLLQSGPKVIVITLGAQGCRVVSARQDVVIPGVPVAAVDTTGAGDSFVGGMLFQLASLGVTPATIVDALAEPGASEWVFAFANRVGAITTTRRGAIPALPTLAEVEAVSSR
- a CDS encoding SAF domain-containing protein — translated: MNRRRSLLISVAAAVMAALLVYGVYVLQVNQVELQQTVQVVVPRDFIRAGQFIRDDMVELIPIQIGSYTDDMVTRLGDVVDQESMIPLGTNEPILRWKVNRYHLLPNEGQATFQIPKEYVLTISNGIRAGDHVRLYVSGADGSSRRLFDNREITVASVKSSANVEVDNPKNSNLLSKVEGDEGKMYTSRLEANGAIDQINLNLTENEWLQIDQQCSGKKARLVIAFSSSSILTDK
- a CDS encoding AAA family ATPase, giving the protein MQIGLLATDQRLIDELTNVVYAKPFGWRIFTDVKDLVPKGTADQTYSHIILSDRELSYGELEEFLESLQKHEPQSKIIVLLSNYHEAAINEKYVKMCKLMKLDYILPGRSTAVIADEIRSWVDGTNGSYATQAPPGKLIAFVGSTPNIGTTLASYGVACMLALETSMNVGYLCLNLKSSKLHRYLGREEHLFTLDGLRAELKAQSLTPERLRHVCDKPKEAHGLHILYGNMLREQAEFFTPSEIIHLLRVARGAFDICIIEVSAYWDNAATVSGLLEADSKIVVTTGDIAHFQEDFSRWIRQVGTVFGLQPDAFELMAVQTDRHAKQSEFTIKDIRKETQLHLIGHIRRHADALARCNQGKLMELLSPSHPMHQEVKAVARKFADFYLLPRRTSVRQVSWFQRWLTGKRAISSMK